A section of the Acidobacterium capsulatum ATCC 51196 genome encodes:
- a CDS encoding RsiV family protein, giving the protein MRRFALILLAFATTVLAVNLPCTPKGPKAAACSDASFAAATAALRKAFRQSEAQLSAAASGQMESDAAEWLAWTQRVCPAGKAECLTPLYRAEEKTIAEGMVRAGGMQFYPRTEYRTAPDPAHTAGEPEHLPGDPGYGVGEFAWPQVDRANERASRWNRAVRTRVAALKRGSAADGDAFEPSPLGGKHEWLSYRVAAANARLIEVTFTQSIFPYGAAHPATKKTQMNWWLPRGREVRAEDVFRPGSGWRPFLARVSYEQLVEMSRRKENPVRIFPEAESRPAAEKAALQTGHWTLLRDGLWVTFPAYSVAAGFYGEPTIFIRWGQLRPYLAAGLDPETLPVRVR; this is encoded by the coding sequence ATGCGCCGATTCGCTCTCATTCTGCTGGCTTTTGCGACGACCGTGCTGGCGGTGAATCTTCCCTGCACCCCCAAGGGGCCAAAGGCGGCGGCTTGCAGCGATGCGAGCTTTGCGGCGGCGACGGCGGCGCTGCGGAAGGCCTTCCGGCAAAGCGAGGCGCAGCTCTCCGCTGCGGCCAGCGGGCAGATGGAGAGCGATGCGGCGGAGTGGCTCGCCTGGACGCAGAGAGTTTGCCCGGCAGGCAAGGCGGAGTGCCTGACTCCTCTCTACAGAGCGGAAGAAAAGACGATTGCCGAAGGGATGGTACGGGCTGGCGGAATGCAATTTTACCCGCGCACGGAGTATCGCACGGCACCCGACCCGGCGCATACGGCCGGGGAGCCGGAGCATCTGCCGGGAGATCCGGGATATGGGGTGGGCGAGTTTGCATGGCCCCAGGTGGACCGGGCAAATGAGCGCGCGTCGCGATGGAACCGGGCGGTGCGGACGCGAGTGGCGGCTTTGAAGCGGGGAAGCGCGGCGGATGGGGATGCTTTCGAGCCGAGTCCGCTGGGCGGCAAGCATGAGTGGCTGAGCTACCGGGTGGCGGCGGCGAACGCGCGGCTGATCGAGGTCACATTTACGCAGAGCATTTTCCCGTACGGGGCGGCGCATCCGGCGACCAAGAAGACGCAGATGAACTGGTGGCTGCCGCGCGGTCGCGAGGTGCGGGCGGAGGATGTGTTTCGGCCGGGCAGCGGCTGGCGGCCATTTCTGGCGCGGGTGAGCTATGAGCAACTGGTGGAGATGAGCCGGCGGAAGGAGAATCCGGTGAGGATATTTCCGGAGGCCGAGTCGCGGCCAGCGGCGGAGAAGGCTGCGCTACAGACCGGCCACTGGACGCTGCTGCGGGATGGGCTGTGGGTGACCTTCCCGGCATATTCGGTGGCGGCAGGCTTTTATGGTGAGCCGACGATTTTTATTCGATGGGGGCAGTTGCGGCCGTATTTAGCGGCGGGGCTCGATCCAGAGACGCTGCCGGTGCGGGTGCGGTGA
- a CDS encoding DUF302 domain-containing protein produces MSAPGLITFPSPRSVPETVAQLESALTARGLKIFALINHSDEAEQAGLAMLPTQVILFGSPRAGTPLMLATPSLAIDLPLKALVAEDATGQTWVTLNDPAYLQARHGFPPELLANLAGATTLIQKTLAP; encoded by the coding sequence ATGTCCGCACCCGGCCTCATCACTTTTCCCAGTCCCCGTTCCGTACCCGAAACCGTGGCCCAACTGGAGTCCGCGCTCACCGCCCGCGGCCTCAAAATCTTCGCCCTCATCAACCACAGCGACGAAGCCGAGCAAGCCGGCCTCGCCATGCTGCCAACCCAGGTGATCCTCTTCGGCAGCCCCAGGGCTGGAACCCCGCTCATGCTGGCCACGCCCTCTCTGGCCATCGATCTTCCCCTCAAGGCACTCGTCGCCGAGGATGCCACCGGCCAGACCTGGGTCACGCTGAATGATCCGGCCTACCTGCAAGCCCGCCACGGCTTCCCCCCGGAGCTGCTCGCCAATCTCGCCGGAGCCACTACCCTCATCCAGAAGACACTCGCGCCCTGA